Proteins encoded in a region of the Rutidosis leptorrhynchoides isolate AG116_Rl617_1_P2 chromosome 9, CSIRO_AGI_Rlap_v1, whole genome shotgun sequence genome:
- the LOC139867152 gene encoding protein SPIRAL1-like 3: protein MGRGVSSGGGQSSLNYLFGSGEPNPTSGKTEAAAAPPAPAPVKHVHVPAVNEPPPKPTAVVPQPDSIPKIPAGVQGSQANNYFRAEGQNTGNFLTDRPSTKVHAAPGGGSSLDYLFGGAGGSK from the exons ATGGGCCGTGGAGTCAGCAGTGGTGGTGGACAAAGTTCACTTAACTACCTTTTCGGTAGCGGTGAGCCGAACCCCACTAGCGGCAAAACAGAGGCTGCGGCTGCACCGCCAGCTCCAGCTCCGGTGAAGCATGTACACGTGCCAGCTGTCAATGAGCCGCCTCCCAAGCCGACTGCTGTTGTACCCCAGCCGGATAGTATACCTAAGATACCGGCTGGGGTCCAAGGCAGCCAAGCCAACAACTATTTCCGAGCTGAGGGTCAGAACACTGGCAACTTTCTCACG GATCGGCCTTCAACCAAGGTTCATGCTGCACCAGGCGGTGGGTCGTCCTTGGATTACCTGTTTGGTGGTGCTGGTGGTAGTAAATGA